A section of the Sandaracinaceae bacterium genome encodes:
- a CDS encoding MMPL family transporter, producing the protein MADRDPQAPNDAPRPSFAERLARAQLEGPWRFVAAAFLLGLAALPVIIGVPGLTDGLTLNSDFTALLPRSAPSVRDMDEIQERFGGQQALMMTVEADDQESLHAFVRQLAPRIEAMEARKVVAVDWNLSSFEEFVEENRHLYADLEDLEEIRDALQARLDYERATANPFYIDLGEEPPPDPRETIERIEGDAESARNEMRERYPGGFFQHPDRTLVLLVVHTRIRGGETAETQALVDAIDAEVADIDPGGEVEGLAVRYGGTLIEVRDETDSLVAAVRNATLLTIALVMLAIYVFFLRVRPIPLLSLALIPPVLMTFGFAELFVDYLNASSAFLSSIVVGNGINPNVIWLARYFELRRDGKGVYASVLASHRGTWKGTLTASLAAGVAYGSLMSTDYRGFRDFGIVGGIGMVLCWVAAYSLLPALAVAFERFRPLEFNRTKNHKGFYGVLFAKIALGHPRTVLVTSLVLTVAAAGMVGFAIMQDPLEYDFRNLRSERDPGSDVEYVREASLPILDETKVGSALAVLAASREEAQRLKAAFEAQRDDYPQAYGDVQSIERLIPDEQEAKLAVIGELRALMLEIRPRVDAEMQALIDEQLPPETLSAVLPDHLPRSVARPFTERDGTRGRLVFVEHHPAENNWDGRYTARWAEAAREISAEDDDDPPPVAGTAVVFVDLVDTIFEDGPRAIGIAMLATMLLLAVTFRKHRERWLTLTSLLVGIIWMAGTMAIFGMRLNFLNFVAFPITFGNGADYGVNVMRRVDEEEEEGKSPLDAIRASVEGTGGAVILCSLTTVIGYISIYTSSNQALNSFGAAMAISEVTCLAAAVLALPAALHLWAERSAKKAKPEGRESHPGRDVRASEV; encoded by the coding sequence ATGGCCGACCGCGATCCCCAAGCACCGAACGACGCGCCCCGGCCGTCCTTCGCCGAGCGCCTCGCGCGCGCCCAGCTCGAGGGGCCCTGGCGCTTCGTCGCCGCCGCCTTCCTGCTCGGCCTCGCTGCGCTCCCGGTCATCATCGGGGTCCCCGGTCTGACCGACGGACTGACCCTCAACAGCGACTTCACCGCGCTTCTGCCGCGCAGCGCGCCGAGCGTGCGCGACATGGACGAGATCCAGGAGCGCTTCGGCGGTCAGCAGGCGCTGATGATGACCGTCGAGGCCGACGATCAGGAGTCGCTGCACGCGTTCGTGCGGCAGCTCGCGCCGCGCATCGAGGCGATGGAGGCGCGCAAGGTCGTCGCGGTCGACTGGAACCTCTCGTCCTTCGAGGAGTTCGTCGAAGAGAACCGCCACCTCTACGCCGACCTCGAGGACCTCGAAGAGATCCGCGACGCCCTGCAGGCGCGGCTCGACTACGAGCGCGCCACCGCGAACCCCTTCTACATCGACCTCGGCGAGGAGCCTCCGCCCGACCCGCGCGAGACGATCGAGCGGATCGAGGGCGACGCCGAGAGCGCCCGCAACGAGATGCGCGAGCGCTACCCCGGGGGCTTCTTCCAGCACCCGGATCGCACCCTGGTGCTGCTCGTGGTCCACACCCGGATCCGGGGCGGCGAGACGGCGGAGACCCAGGCGCTGGTCGACGCGATCGACGCCGAGGTCGCCGACATCGATCCCGGAGGGGAGGTCGAGGGCCTCGCCGTCCGGTACGGCGGGACGCTCATCGAGGTGCGCGACGAGACGGACTCGCTCGTCGCCGCGGTGCGCAACGCCACCCTGCTGACGATCGCGCTCGTGATGCTCGCGATCTACGTCTTCTTCCTGCGGGTCCGGCCCATCCCGCTGCTGAGCTTGGCGCTGATCCCGCCGGTCCTGATGACCTTCGGCTTCGCCGAGCTCTTCGTCGACTACCTCAACGCCTCGAGCGCGTTCCTCTCGAGCATCGTCGTGGGCAACGGGATCAACCCGAACGTGATCTGGCTCGCGCGGTACTTCGAGCTGCGCCGGGACGGCAAGGGCGTCTACGCCTCCGTGCTCGCGAGCCACCGCGGGACCTGGAAGGGCACGTTGACGGCCTCCCTCGCGGCTGGCGTCGCCTATGGCTCGCTGATGAGCACCGACTACCGCGGCTTCCGCGACTTCGGCATCGTCGGCGGCATCGGCATGGTGCTCTGCTGGGTGGCCGCGTACAGCCTCTTGCCCGCGCTCGCCGTCGCCTTCGAGCGGTTCCGGCCGCTCGAGTTCAACCGGACCAAGAACCACAAGGGCTTCTACGGCGTCCTCTTCGCGAAGATCGCGCTCGGTCACCCGCGAACTGTGCTCGTGACGTCGCTCGTCCTCACCGTCGCCGCGGCCGGCATGGTGGGCTTCGCGATCATGCAGGACCCGCTCGAGTACGACTTCCGCAACCTCCGCAGCGAGCGGGATCCGGGCTCGGACGTCGAGTACGTGCGCGAGGCGAGCCTCCCCATCCTCGACGAGACCAAGGTGGGCAGCGCGCTCGCCGTGCTGGCGGCGAGCCGCGAGGAGGCGCAGCGCCTCAAGGCCGCGTTCGAGGCCCAGCGCGACGACTACCCGCAGGCCTACGGCGACGTGCAGTCGATCGAGCGGCTGATCCCGGACGAGCAGGAGGCCAAGCTCGCCGTGATCGGTGAGCTGCGCGCGCTGATGCTGGAGATCCGTCCGCGCGTGGACGCGGAGATGCAGGCGCTGATCGACGAGCAGCTCCCTCCGGAGACGCTCTCCGCGGTCCTGCCCGACCACCTGCCGCGCTCGGTCGCGCGCCCCTTCACCGAGCGCGACGGCACCCGCGGCCGGCTCGTCTTCGTCGAGCACCACCCAGCGGAGAACAACTGGGACGGCCGCTACACCGCGCGCTGGGCCGAGGCGGCGCGGGAGATCTCCGCCGAGGACGACGACGATCCGCCGCCGGTCGCCGGCACCGCGGTGGTCTTCGTCGATCTCGTCGACACGATCTTCGAGGACGGCCCCCGCGCCATCGGCATCGCCATGCTCGCGACCATGCTGCTCTTGGCCGTCACCTTCCGGAAGCACCGAGAGCGCTGGCTGACCCTCACGTCGCTGCTGGTCGGCATCATCTGGATGGCGGGTACGATGGCGATCTTCGGCATGCGGCTGAACTTCCTCAACTTCGTCGCCTTTCCGATCACGTTCGGGAACGGGGCCGACTACGGCGTGAACGTCATGCGGCGGGTGGACGAGGAGGAAGAAGAGGGAAAGAGCCCCCTGGACGCCATCCGCGCGTCGGTCGAGGGCACGGGCGGGGCGGTGATCCTCTGCTCGCTCACCACGGTCATCGGCTACATCTCGATCTACACGAGCAGCAACCAGGCGCTGAACAGCTTCGGCGCTGCGATGGCCATCAGCGAGGTCACCTGCCTCGCGGCCGCGGTTCTGGCGCTGCCCGCCGCGCTCCACCTCTGGGCCGAGCGCTCGGCCAAGAAGGCGAAGCCGGAGGGTCGCGAGAGCCATCCCGGTCGAGACGTCCGCGCTTCGGAAGTGTAG
- a CDS encoding membrane dipeptidase produces MNVSTPDEVAARLAGVSLDAVQLVRSVEVVDLHLETFIPPRLFRYDLHARHDRHWLGGRFFGHLDFPRALDAGLTGGMWSIATNIARGAEGRWRALRDNVRGLRAALEGTGGRFEVVRDHAGYRAARERGAHAALISVQGGNALEAAPSAAALEDIVRVTVVHLSNSVFGATSSPVSFGRAGLTAAGRRHVEELNAARIFVDLSHIDRRGFWDALDVHARDLPPIVTHTGLTGVKDHWRNIDDEQARAIADRGGVVGIMFEPNFLRARGMPNDASMVVAHLEHLVNVAGEDAAALGSDYDGAITPPPDLRDGFTAYYRVVQRLLDAGWAEPRIEKVLGASFLRSFAALRP; encoded by the coding sequence TTGAACGTCTCTACGCCAGACGAGGTCGCGGCCCGCCTCGCGGGCGTCTCGCTCGACGCCGTGCAGCTCGTGCGCAGCGTCGAGGTGGTCGATCTGCACCTCGAGACCTTCATCCCGCCGCGCCTCTTCCGCTACGACCTGCACGCGCGCCACGACCGGCACTGGCTCGGGGGGCGCTTCTTCGGTCACCTCGACTTCCCGCGCGCGCTCGACGCGGGCCTGACCGGTGGCATGTGGTCCATCGCGACCAACATCGCGCGCGGGGCCGAGGGGCGATGGCGCGCGCTGAGGGACAACGTGCGCGGGCTTCGCGCGGCGCTCGAGGGGACGGGCGGCCGCTTCGAGGTCGTGCGGGATCACGCCGGCTACCGGGCGGCGCGCGAGCGAGGGGCGCACGCCGCGCTGATCTCGGTGCAGGGCGGCAACGCGCTCGAGGCCGCGCCCTCCGCCGCGGCGCTCGAGGACATCGTGCGCGTGACCGTGGTGCACCTGAGCAACTCGGTCTTCGGCGCCACCTCGAGCCCCGTCTCCTTCGGCCGGGCCGGGCTCACCGCCGCGGGGCGGCGACACGTGGAGGAGCTGAACGCGGCGCGCATCTTCGTCGATCTCTCCCACATCGATCGCCGCGGCTTCTGGGACGCGCTCGACGTGCACGCGCGCGACTTGCCGCCGATCGTCACGCACACCGGGCTGACCGGGGTCAAGGATCACTGGCGCAACATCGACGACGAACAGGCTCGCGCGATCGCCGATCGGGGCGGCGTGGTCGGGATCATGTTCGAGCCCAACTTCCTGCGCGCGCGCGGCATGCCGAACGACGCCTCGATGGTGGTCGCGCACCTCGAGCACCTGGTGAACGTGGCCGGAGAGGACGCGGCGGCCCTCGGCAGCGACTACGACGGCGCGATCACCCCGCCGCCCGATCTGCGCGACGGGTTCACGGCGTACTACCGCGTGGTGCAGCGACTGCTGGACGCGGGGTGGGCGGAGCCCCGGATCGAGAAGGTGCTCGGCGCGAGCTTCCTCCGCTCCTTCGCCGCGCTGCGGCCCTGA
- a CDS encoding DegT/DnrJ/EryC1/StrS family aminotransferase, which yields MSSKLAIRGGTPVLTAEDHRTWPQVEAEEKDAVMAVLERGILSGGDAPEARAFEEAFAEFVGTKHALLTHAGTSALQIAVSAAGVKAGDEVIVPAYSFIATALCVLDQGAIPRFVDVDAESGNLDPALVEAAIGPRTKAIMPVHVHGNPADMDELLAIAKKHGLVVLEDAAQAHGATYKGRNAGTLGAAAGFSLQSSKNLSAGEGGVFVTDDDGLMEHANQARNFGQDLRLADRGHFDASRPLDGGRALTSQFPGQMFRGNEMMAAFARAQLAKLPARTRAAQENAARFAAALEELPGLRAQRIPDDRQSVHHKLRIFFDGAEAGVDLPPRKLRDALKAALTAEGANCVLWQDHALPEHPLFTRFEGFGGGWPFRLAEDPEALRASYDPANFPRTRALLDGSVVLFSQTRPLIAQTPETVDRYAEALRKVWTHRSQLVEIAAEL from the coding sequence ATGTCGTCGAAGCTCGCGATCCGCGGCGGCACCCCGGTCCTGACCGCCGAAGACCACCGCACCTGGCCGCAGGTGGAGGCGGAGGAGAAGGACGCCGTCATGGCCGTGCTCGAGCGCGGCATCCTCAGCGGGGGGGACGCCCCCGAGGCGCGCGCCTTCGAGGAGGCGTTCGCCGAGTTCGTCGGCACGAAGCACGCGCTGTTGACGCACGCGGGCACGAGCGCGCTCCAGATCGCCGTCTCAGCCGCGGGCGTGAAGGCGGGCGACGAGGTCATCGTCCCCGCGTACTCGTTCATCGCGACCGCCCTGTGTGTCCTCGACCAGGGCGCGATCCCGCGCTTCGTCGACGTGGACGCCGAGAGCGGCAACCTCGACCCCGCGCTGGTCGAGGCGGCGATCGGCCCGCGCACCAAGGCCATCATGCCGGTGCACGTGCACGGCAACCCGGCCGACATGGACGAGCTGCTCGCGATCGCGAAGAAGCACGGCCTCGTCGTGCTCGAAGACGCGGCGCAGGCGCACGGCGCCACCTACAAGGGCCGCAACGCGGGCACGCTCGGCGCGGCCGCGGGCTTCTCGCTGCAGTCCAGCAAGAATCTCTCGGCGGGCGAGGGCGGCGTCTTCGTCACCGACGACGACGGCCTGATGGAGCACGCCAACCAGGCGCGCAACTTCGGTCAGGACCTGCGCCTCGCCGACCGCGGCCACTTCGACGCGAGCCGTCCGCTCGACGGCGGCCGGGCGCTGACCAGCCAGTTCCCGGGGCAGATGTTCCGCGGCAACGAGATGATGGCGGCCTTCGCCCGGGCGCAGCTGGCCAAGCTCCCCGCGCGGACGCGGGCGGCGCAGGAGAACGCCGCGCGCTTCGCGGCCGCGCTCGAGGAGCTCCCCGGGCTGCGGGCCCAGCGCATCCCGGACGATCGGCAGAGCGTGCACCACAAGCTGCGCATCTTCTTCGACGGCGCCGAGGCCGGCGTGGACTTGCCGCCGCGCAAGCTCCGGGACGCGCTCAAGGCCGCGCTCACGGCCGAGGGCGCCAACTGCGTGCTCTGGCAGGACCACGCGCTGCCCGAGCATCCGCTCTTCACGCGCTTCGAGGGGTTCGGGGGCGGCTGGCCGTTCCGGCTCGCCGAAGACCCCGAGGCGTTGCGCGCGAGCTACGATCCGGCCAACTTCCCTCGGACGAGGGCGCTCCTCGACGGCTCGGTGGTGCTCTTCTCCCAGACGCGCCCGCTCATCGCGCAAACGCCCGAGACCGTGGACCGCTACGCGGAGGCTCTCCGCAAGGTGTGGACGCACCGCAGCCAGCTGGTCGAGATCGCCGCCGAGCTCTGA
- a CDS encoding inositol monophosphatase family protein, producing MDDLPALLERTVAIAEEAGALLLEGFRGAPAVEAKGEGGDLVTAYDRRCEALLRDRLSPLVPGARVVGEEGGGEPGGLAWYVDPIDGTNNFAHGHPWFCLSIGLWDGDAPLLGVVHAPAMHLMYAAASGLGCRRNGAPAHVSSATSLDEALMATGFPHDRARRPDNNYRPFVTLDARSHGVRRCAAAALELSMVADGAYDAFWDAGLKPWDLAAGILLIQEAGGRVTDFAGAPVRFVDAPHPGQIVATNGPLHQPLQDALAHARALPPITQVT from the coding sequence GTGGACGACCTCCCCGCGCTGCTGGAACGGACCGTCGCGATCGCCGAAGAGGCGGGCGCGCTCCTCCTCGAGGGGTTCCGTGGCGCGCCCGCCGTGGAGGCGAAGGGGGAGGGCGGGGACCTCGTCACGGCGTACGACCGACGCTGCGAGGCGCTGCTGCGGGACCGGCTCTCACCCCTCGTACCGGGCGCCCGCGTCGTCGGTGAGGAGGGCGGCGGCGAGCCGGGCGGGCTGGCGTGGTACGTCGACCCGATCGACGGCACGAACAACTTCGCCCACGGCCACCCCTGGTTCTGCCTCTCGATCGGCCTCTGGGACGGCGACGCGCCGCTCCTCGGTGTGGTGCACGCGCCGGCGATGCACCTGATGTACGCCGCGGCGTCGGGACTCGGCTGCCGGCGCAACGGCGCGCCCGCCCACGTCTCCAGCGCGACGTCACTGGACGAGGCGCTGATGGCCACGGGGTTCCCGCACGACCGCGCGCGCCGGCCGGACAACAACTACCGGCCCTTCGTCACCCTCGACGCCCGGAGCCACGGCGTCCGGCGCTGCGCGGCCGCGGCCCTCGAGCTCTCCATGGTCGCGGACGGCGCGTACGACGCCTTCTGGGACGCCGGGTTGAAGCCCTGGGACCTCGCGGCAGGCATCTTGCTCATCCAGGAAGCAGGCGGGCGCGTCACCGACTTCGCGGGCGCTCCCGTCCGGTTCGTCGACGCCCCACATCCGGGACAAATCGTGGCCACGAATGGCCCTCTACATCAGCCCCTGCAGGATGCGCTGGCGCACGCCCGTGCCTTGCCTCCGATCACACAGGTGACATAG
- a CDS encoding inositol-3-phosphate synthase, whose translation MQNKLGVAIIGVNGAVASTLIAGARLMARDLAPRLGMLTEPGGNPAPGEQVTDFLQFPKIEEIYFGGWDLAHGNVYDAAVHHNVLPKEKLDAIKDELQGMKPWPAVFSGEYAENCKGDNVVTAKDFRGELEHITGCIEKFKSDNGLDTVVMVNLASTERWMELSESHKTLANFEKGLDANDPSISPAMRYFYVANKLGCPYVNFAPSLTNVPALEEQANELGNPYAGMDGKTGQTLLKTALAAMFKVRNIKVEGWYSVNFLGNNDGLVLDSPASNKTKVLSKAAVLDSIVGYRVENHQVHIHYYKPRGDAKEAWDNIDMVGFAGVPMQMKINFLCQDSILAAPLVMDLVRLCDAAKRKGEKGIQRQLSIYFKSPYTSPGEQAQHNLFDQEQLLVDWAKKHADK comes from the coding sequence ATGCAGAACAAGCTCGGTGTGGCCATCATCGGCGTCAACGGCGCCGTCGCTTCGACCCTCATCGCCGGTGCGCGCCTCATGGCGCGTGACCTGGCCCCGCGCCTCGGCATGCTCACCGAGCCCGGTGGCAACCCCGCTCCCGGCGAGCAGGTGACCGATTTCCTCCAGTTCCCGAAGATCGAAGAGATCTACTTCGGCGGCTGGGACCTCGCGCACGGCAACGTCTACGACGCGGCCGTCCACCACAACGTATTGCCCAAAGAGAAGCTCGACGCGATCAAGGACGAGCTCCAGGGCATGAAGCCGTGGCCGGCCGTCTTCTCGGGCGAGTACGCCGAGAACTGCAAGGGCGACAACGTCGTCACCGCCAAGGACTTCCGCGGCGAGCTCGAGCACATCACGGGCTGCATCGAGAAGTTCAAGAGCGACAACGGCCTCGACACCGTGGTGATGGTCAACCTCGCCTCGACCGAGCGCTGGATGGAGCTCAGCGAGTCGCACAAGACGCTCGCGAACTTCGAGAAGGGCCTCGACGCGAACGACCCGTCGATCTCGCCGGCGATGCGCTACTTCTACGTGGCCAACAAGCTCGGCTGCCCGTACGTCAACTTCGCCCCCAGCCTCACGAACGTCCCGGCGCTCGAGGAGCAGGCGAACGAGCTCGGCAACCCCTACGCGGGCATGGACGGCAAGACCGGCCAGACCCTGCTCAAGACCGCGCTCGCGGCGATGTTCAAGGTCCGGAACATCAAGGTCGAGGGCTGGTACTCGGTCAACTTCCTCGGCAACAACGACGGCCTCGTCCTCGACTCGCCGGCCTCGAACAAGACCAAGGTCCTCTCGAAGGCGGCCGTGCTCGACTCCATCGTCGGCTACCGCGTCGAGAACCACCAGGTCCACATCCACTACTACAAGCCCCGCGGTGACGCGAAGGAGGCCTGGGACAACATCGACATGGTCGGCTTCGCCGGCGTGCCGATGCAGATGAAGATCAACTTCCTCTGCCAGGACTCGATCCTCGCCGCGCCCCTCGTCATGGACCTCGTCCGCCTCTGCGACGCGGCCAAGCGCAAGGGAGAGAAGGGCATCCAGCGCCAGCTCTCGATCTACTTCAAGAGCCCCTACACCTCGCCCGGCGAGCAGGCGCAGCACAACCTCTTCGACCAGGAGCAGCTGCTCGTCGACTGGGCGAAGAAGCACGCGGACAAGTGA
- a CDS encoding GH3 auxin-responsive promoter family protein, protein MNGSRKPVDPGRKLKQTIYPPVVGQAFWATAQVRVKMWDRALRRLRDAQESTLLRFVRHAQDTEYGKRYGFGTIRRYEDYRQRVPVGDYDSFAPSIERMRRGERNVLVPELIKYFGNSSGSSNKGKSKFLPISERQIKFQRGSAADSLYRYLVWRGENDFTSGFTLGLFPPTTMKKDGPTWVTTNPSLQSLKMPAFAKPAQLPDKDIREIDDYDAKLEQIVDRYFDYDIRAVAGTTCWFSLLFDKLLEKARDKGRHVDSVSEIWPNLRVLVGGGVSADPYLPVIRERMGRDDVVLVDTYNATEGGIFAATDHSGLPGMLMIPDRGVFFEFVPVEEADDPWPTRVPLWEVEKDRLYAIHVTTPSGLYSYRLGDLVRFPSLDPLRVEFAGRLSGCLSTTQELTTHVEIQRSVEAALEATGTRSVDYGAAADVGIDGTAKSRYVVFVELLGDAGGLDREKFIDAFDAKLCEQNRVYREHRDGEIAILRPELVVLPPGSVRRFMGDIGNHSVQTKFPRILDDDRKEILRSYLR, encoded by the coding sequence GTGAACGGCTCTCGTAAGCCCGTCGATCCCGGTCGCAAGCTCAAGCAGACGATCTACCCGCCCGTGGTCGGGCAGGCGTTCTGGGCCACCGCGCAGGTGCGCGTGAAGATGTGGGACCGCGCGCTCCGTCGCCTCCGCGACGCGCAGGAGTCCACGCTGCTCCGCTTCGTTCGGCACGCGCAGGACACCGAGTACGGCAAGCGCTACGGCTTCGGCACCATCCGCCGCTACGAGGACTACCGCCAGCGCGTCCCGGTCGGCGACTACGACTCCTTCGCCCCGAGCATCGAGCGCATGCGCCGCGGCGAGCGCAACGTGCTCGTCCCCGAGCTCATCAAGTACTTCGGCAACAGCTCCGGCAGCTCCAACAAGGGCAAGTCGAAGTTCCTGCCCATCTCCGAGCGGCAGATCAAGTTCCAGCGCGGCAGCGCCGCCGACTCGCTCTACCGCTACCTCGTCTGGCGCGGCGAGAACGACTTCACGAGCGGCTTCACGCTCGGGCTCTTCCCGCCCACGACGATGAAGAAGGACGGGCCCACCTGGGTCACGACGAACCCGTCGCTCCAGTCGCTGAAGATGCCGGCCTTCGCCAAGCCCGCGCAGCTCCCGGACAAGGACATCCGCGAGATCGACGACTACGACGCGAAGCTCGAGCAGATCGTCGACCGCTACTTCGACTACGACATCCGCGCCGTCGCGGGCACCACCTGCTGGTTCTCGCTCCTCTTCGACAAGCTGCTCGAGAAGGCGCGCGACAAGGGCCGTCACGTCGACAGCGTCAGCGAGATCTGGCCGAACCTCCGCGTGCTGGTGGGCGGCGGCGTGAGCGCCGACCCGTACCTCCCGGTCATCCGCGAGCGCATGGGCCGCGACGACGTCGTGCTCGTCGACACCTACAACGCGACCGAGGGCGGCATCTTCGCCGCGACCGATCACAGCGGCCTGCCCGGCATGCTGATGATCCCCGACCGCGGCGTCTTCTTCGAGTTCGTGCCCGTCGAGGAGGCCGACGATCCGTGGCCGACCCGCGTGCCCCTCTGGGAGGTCGAGAAGGACCGCCTCTACGCGATCCACGTCACGACCCCGAGCGGCCTCTACAGCTACCGCCTCGGTGACCTCGTGCGCTTCCCCTCGCTCGACCCGCTCCGCGTGGAGTTCGCGGGCCGGCTCAGCGGCTGCCTCAGCACGACGCAGGAGCTGACGACCCACGTCGAGATCCAGCGCTCGGTCGAGGCCGCGCTCGAGGCGACGGGCACCCGCAGCGTCGACTACGGCGCCGCGGCCGACGTCGGCATCGACGGCACCGCCAAGAGCCGCTACGTGGTCTTCGTGGAGCTGCTCGGCGACGCTGGCGGGCTCGACCGCGAGAAGTTCATCGACGCCTTCGACGCGAAGCTCTGCGAGCAGAACCGCGTCTACCGCGAGCACCGAGACGGAGAGATCGCGATCCTCCGCCCCGAGCTCGTCGTGCTGCCCCCCGGTTCCGTGCGTCGCTTCATGGGCGACATCGGCAACCACAGCGTTCAGACCAAGTTCCCCCGGATCTTGGACGACGACCGCAAAGAGATTCTCCGTTCGTATCTCCGCTGA
- a CDS encoding MlaD family protein, with product MGDRVKAAKVGALVIAAVVAAFGIWRLVDERAGTDDGRRVCAVFDNAHGLITKSRVTIAGIPVGYIESIELEGARARVEMTIEDRVELFENAQIERRSASLLGEYILAIDPGNATADPLPAGHCIPQVTETPDTADIMADVGAIAGSVRAVAAQVERVFGTDEGGRQMAAALRNLTEALEAVNRTIQANEAAVTTTLQNIERITTNAEPELASILSNVEAVTRDMRSIIEHNRDGLDEGVGEVGPTIASINRASQQLERVLEDVGEITERTAAGEGTIGRLTSDEHLIDEAEEVVEGINNLVGGFARLRTIVSLRSEYLFLANAFKNYLEIRIAPSEDRYFLIQLVDDPRGQTQFTTTQVRTSPPREGEPAFYEERRATTTESLLFSLQLAKRLYFVTFRFGILESSGGIGFDLHLFEDRFEMNADLFRFGDQTFPNLRVRFNYEIVSTLYLVGGLDNILNADATVPSQNGADFFLGAMLRFDDRDLVGLFPFLGGLAGAAN from the coding sequence ATGGGCGATAGGGTCAAGGCGGCGAAGGTGGGAGCGCTCGTGATCGCCGCGGTGGTGGCGGCGTTCGGCATCTGGCGCCTGGTCGACGAGCGGGCCGGCACCGACGACGGCCGGCGCGTCTGCGCCGTCTTCGACAACGCGCACGGCCTGATCACCAAGAGCCGGGTCACGATCGCGGGCATCCCCGTCGGCTACATCGAGTCGATCGAGCTCGAGGGGGCCCGCGCGCGGGTGGAGATGACGATCGAAGATCGCGTCGAGCTCTTCGAGAACGCGCAGATCGAGCGGCGCAGCGCGTCCCTGCTCGGCGAGTACATCCTCGCGATCGACCCCGGGAACGCCACCGCCGACCCGCTCCCCGCGGGGCACTGCATCCCGCAGGTCACCGAGACCCCGGACACGGCCGACATCATGGCCGACGTCGGGGCGATCGCGGGCTCGGTCCGCGCGGTGGCGGCGCAGGTGGAGCGCGTCTTCGGCACCGACGAAGGCGGGCGGCAGATGGCCGCCGCGCTCCGGAACCTCACCGAAGCCCTCGAGGCGGTCAATCGCACCATCCAGGCCAACGAGGCCGCGGTCACCACGACGCTCCAGAACATCGAGCGCATCACGACCAACGCCGAGCCCGAGCTCGCCTCGATCCTTTCCAACGTCGAGGCGGTGACGCGCGACATGCGCAGCATCATCGAGCACAACCGGGACGGCCTCGACGAGGGCGTGGGGGAGGTCGGACCGACCATCGCCTCGATCAACCGCGCGTCGCAGCAGCTCGAGCGCGTGCTCGAGGACGTGGGCGAGATCACCGAGCGCACCGCGGCGGGCGAGGGGACCATCGGGCGGCTGACTTCGGACGAGCACCTGATCGACGAGGCGGAGGAGGTCGTCGAGGGCATCAACAACCTCGTCGGCGGCTTCGCGCGGCTGCGCACGATCGTCTCGCTCCGCAGCGAGTACCTCTTCCTCGCGAACGCCTTCAAGAACTACCTCGAGATCCGGATCGCGCCGAGCGAGGACCGCTACTTCCTCATCCAGCTCGTCGACGACCCGCGCGGCCAGACCCAGTTCACGACGACCCAGGTGCGCACGAGCCCCCCACGCGAAGGTGAGCCCGCCTTCTACGAGGAGCGCCGCGCCACCACCACCGAGAGCCTGCTCTTCTCGCTGCAGCTCGCGAAGCGCCTCTACTTCGTCACCTTCCGGTTCGGCATCCTCGAGTCGAGCGGCGGCATCGGGTTCGATCTGCACCTCTTCGAGGACCGGTTCGAGATGAACGCCGACCTGTTCCGCTTCGGCGACCAGACGTTCCCGAACCTGCGGGTACGCTTCAACTACGAGATCGTCAGCACGCTCTACCTGGTCGGCGGCCTCGACAACATCCTGAACGCCGACGCCACCGTGCCCTCTCAGAACGGCGCCGACTTCTTTCTGGGCGCCATGCTCCGCTTCGACGATCGCGACCTCGTCGGCCTGTTCCCGTTCCTCGGCGGCCTCGCCGGCGCCGCGAACTAG
- a CDS encoding SH3 domain-containing protein translates to MTRSLAALAVSLLLSSGVAFAQGEAAEGEEEMAQGVYARVIVERTDLRSGPGGSFQRVRSAERGDVFRVAQRASTGYWFRVELPDGTFAWIHGDTVYNHQVSQEEATGGRFLPEVFAPPPLPSATGEIAVQFGILGFFNGFMAVRPALNLAPELELELNLGGSVGDSGRLLMASGGPLINIWPESPVVPFFTVGGGFAVVDPNADTFLFESGMVGVLYGGGGLRFGFRYRLTFRIEARGYAFFDEDRVTALEEITGGFTVFF, encoded by the coding sequence TTGACGCGATCTCTCGCGGCCCTCGCCGTGTCCCTGCTGCTCTCCTCCGGCGTGGCCTTCGCGCAGGGCGAGGCGGCCGAGGGCGAGGAGGAGATGGCCCAGGGGGTCTACGCGCGGGTGATCGTCGAGCGGACCGATCTCCGCTCCGGCCCGGGCGGCAGCTTCCAGCGGGTACGGAGCGCCGAGCGAGGGGACGTGTTCCGCGTCGCCCAGCGCGCGAGCACCGGCTACTGGTTCCGGGTCGAGCTGCCCGACGGGACGTTCGCCTGGATCCATGGCGACACCGTCTACAACCACCAGGTCTCGCAGGAGGAGGCGACCGGCGGACGATTCCTGCCGGAGGTGTTCGCGCCCCCGCCGCTGCCCTCGGCCACCGGCGAGATCGCGGTTCAGTTCGGCATCCTCGGGTTCTTCAACGGGTTCATGGCCGTCCGCCCGGCCCTCAACCTCGCGCCGGAGCTCGAGCTGGAGCTGAACCTCGGCGGCTCGGTCGGCGACTCGGGGCGGCTGCTGATGGCGTCGGGCGGCCCGCTCATCAACATCTGGCCCGAGTCCCCCGTCGTCCCCTTCTTCACGGTGGGAGGCGGCTTCGCGGTCGTCGACCCGAACGCGGACACGTTCCTCTTCGAGAGCGGCATGGTCGGCGTCCTCTATGGCGGCGGCGGCCTGCGCTTCGGCTTCCGCTACCGCCTCACCTTCCGCATCGAAGCGCGCGGCTATGCCTTCTTCGACGAAGATCGCGTGACCGCGCTCGAGGAGATCACCGGTGGATTCACGGTCTTCTTTTAG